A genomic stretch from Deltaproteobacteria bacterium includes:
- a CDS encoding sulfurtransferase TusA family protein, with amino-acid sequence MVEVDVRGFSCPIPVVRTKKAIEGNPGQPITVLVETAVSKENV; translated from the coding sequence ATGGTTGAGGTAGATGTGCGGGGTTTTAGTTGTCCCATCCCTGTAGTGAGGACAAAAAAGGCTATTGAGGGAAATCCAGGCCAGCCGATCACGGTTCTGGTAGAAACTGCAGTCTCAAAAGAGAACGTAT